From SAR116 cluster alpha proteobacterium HIMB100, one genomic window encodes:
- a CDS encoding Major Facilitator Superfamily transporter (PFAM: Major Facilitator Superfamily): protein MGLSEGELGLSLVGAPLGVQLSLLAANHLVARFSLAKVMIIGLGLIMAAYVGTAFASTPAIFFMLLFVMGLSVGILEVAVNLEADRVEYGLKQRIMNRAHAFWSLGFFATGLLGAVMAQLGISVLAHFVIFGVAVLVLTVLGFSGYVQAPLRPTAETATPKFVKPTAAIMVLVCLTLSAMLAEGSAIEWSVIYMRDVFATLPLVNGMALALTAFAQFLTRYFADRFVDKYGPRLVAGLCVWIMMAGAVLVATAPVWPLALLGFTCLGAGSSVIFPLAMSAAAQLQDRPAAVNVASLAQISFVVFLLSPPILGLVAEHIGIRHAFAICLPLTILSLFSLRGLAAKPRPSAE, encoded by the coding sequence ATGGGGCTCAGCGAGGGCGAACTAGGCCTGTCTCTAGTTGGCGCACCTCTCGGGGTTCAGCTGTCTTTACTGGCCGCTAATCATTTAGTGGCCCGGTTCAGCCTGGCTAAAGTAATGATCATCGGGCTGGGTCTGATTATGGCGGCTTATGTCGGGACAGCATTTGCAAGTACACCGGCAATATTTTTTATGCTGTTGTTCGTCATGGGCTTATCGGTCGGCATTCTTGAGGTTGCGGTGAATCTGGAGGCAGACCGGGTTGAATATGGCCTGAAGCAACGCATAATGAACCGCGCACATGCATTCTGGTCATTGGGATTTTTTGCTACTGGCCTGTTGGGGGCTGTGATGGCCCAGCTGGGCATCTCTGTTCTGGCTCATTTTGTCATCTTCGGTGTGGCTGTCCTGGTGCTGACTGTGCTGGGGTTTTCTGGCTATGTTCAGGCCCCCTTGCGCCCGACGGCTGAGACCGCAACCCCGAAATTTGTCAAACCAACAGCTGCCATTATGGTCCTGGTTTGTTTGACCTTGTCTGCTATGCTGGCAGAAGGATCGGCCATTGAATGGTCTGTTATCTATATGCGTGATGTCTTTGCCACACTGCCGCTGGTAAATGGCATGGCCCTCGCCCTGACCGCTTTTGCTCAGTTTCTGACCCGGTATTTTGCTGACCGGTTTGTGGATAAATATGGCCCGCGTCTTGTTGCGGGGCTATGTGTATGGATCATGATGGCCGGTGCTGTTCTGGTGGCAACAGCACCTGTCTGGCCCCTAGCCTTGCTGGGGTTCACCTGTTTAGGGGCAGGCTCATCTGTGATTTTTCCGCTCGCTATGTCCGCCGCTGCCCAACTCCAGGACCGGCCGGCCGCAGTAAATGTCGCATCCCTTGCACAGATATCTTTTGTAGTGTTTTTATTATCCCCTCCCATATTGGGGCTGGTGGCCGAACATATTGGCATTCGCCATGCCTTTGCGATATGCCTGCCTCTGACCATCCTCAGCCTGTTCAGCCTGCGCGGGCTGGCAGCAAAACCTCGTCCTTCTGCTGAATAA
- a CDS encoding Pirin-related protein (PFAM: Pirin C-terminal cupin domain; Pirin) gives MSIRPVKFSSQARPTMEGAGVHLHRVFGFGETEPFDPFLMMDDFRNDDPEKYESGFPWHPHRGIETITYVLKGNVEHADSLGNRGVLSGGDVQWMTAGSGIIHQEMPSGNAQGQMHGFQLWANLPRDQKMCTPRYQDIKSGDINSLTDDDGTHIRVIAGDYRGYRGPVDGIDTDPTYLDVTLLPNVKKRFPFDTRRQGFAYIFDGSAQFSNATAPFGVNVEKEFNGDELKIRDQSGNRTLVVFGDGDEVEVVAGEQGVRFLLISGAPLREPVAWHGPIVMNTRAELQEAFRELNAGSFVKTGAEGWVNTPKS, from the coding sequence GTGTCCATTCGTCCTGTGAAATTCAGCAGTCAGGCCCGGCCAACCATGGAAGGGGCAGGGGTTCATCTGCATCGTGTTTTTGGGTTTGGCGAGACTGAGCCGTTCGATCCGTTCTTGATGATGGATGATTTTCGCAATGATGATCCGGAAAAGTATGAAAGCGGTTTTCCCTGGCATCCGCATCGCGGTATTGAAACCATCACCTATGTGCTGAAAGGGAATGTCGAACATGCGGACTCTTTGGGTAATCGCGGTGTGCTGAGTGGTGGTGATGTGCAATGGATGACTGCTGGTTCAGGAATTATCCATCAGGAAATGCCGTCTGGTAACGCACAAGGCCAGATGCATGGTTTTCAGCTCTGGGCCAATTTGCCGCGTGATCAGAAAATGTGCACACCGCGCTATCAGGATATCAAATCAGGCGATATCAATTCGCTTACAGATGATGATGGAACCCATATTCGGGTCATCGCCGGTGATTACCGCGGCTATCGCGGGCCGGTAGATGGTATTGATACAGATCCGACCTATCTGGATGTCACGCTGTTGCCGAATGTGAAAAAACGGTTTCCGTTTGATACCCGCAGACAAGGATTTGCGTATATTTTTGACGGTTCTGCTCAGTTCAGCAATGCAACAGCCCCGTTTGGCGTTAATGTTGAAAAAGAATTTAATGGTGACGAGCTGAAAATCAGAGACCAGTCCGGCAACCGCACTCTGGTGGTGTTTGGTGATGGTGACGAGGTTGAAGTTGTCGCAGGAGAGCAAGGGGTGCGGTTCTTGCTGATTTCTGGTGCGCCATTGCGTGAGCCTGTTGCCTGGCACGGCCCGATTGTCATGAATACAAGGGCAGAGCTGCAGGAAGCTTTCCGGGAGTTAAACGCCGGAAGTTTTGTGAAAACAGGTGCTGAGGGCTGGGTCAATACACCGAAAAGCTAG
- a CDS encoding tetratricopeptide repeat protein (PFAM: Tetratricopeptide repeat) has product MFLLPIFLLTFICLLNNGPLRADQTDPRLPGLFNSLKDAPNAKAAKTTADRIWRIWSENPENQLLTKVLNQGVMQMNAGRLREAERLFTSVIEADPDFAEAWNKRATVYFIMGAYDLSKRDIAQTIAREPQHFGALSGLGLVETHIGNYEAALKAYEQAAAIHPFMEGHEDIVSALKKLVKGTAL; this is encoded by the coding sequence TTGTTCCTACTGCCTATTTTTCTGCTGACCTTTATCTGTTTGTTGAATAACGGCCCGCTTCGGGCTGACCAGACAGACCCGCGTCTGCCGGGCCTGTTTAACAGTCTGAAAGACGCCCCAAACGCAAAAGCCGCAAAAACGACTGCTGATCGGATCTGGCGCATTTGGTCTGAAAATCCTGAAAATCAGCTCTTGACCAAAGTGCTGAATCAAGGGGTGATGCAAATGAATGCTGGTCGTCTGCGTGAAGCTGAACGGCTGTTCACCTCTGTGATAGAAGCAGACCCTGACTTTGCCGAAGCCTGGAACAAGCGGGCAACCGTATATTTCATCATGGGGGCCTATGATCTGTCCAAACGAGACATTGCGCAGACAATTGCGCGCGAGCCTCAGCATTTTGGCGCCTTATCAGGCCTTGGGCTTGTGGAAACACATATCGGCAATTATGAAGCAGCGCTGAAAGCCTATGAACAGGCTGCCGCCATCCATCCCTTCATGGAGGGGCATGAGGATATCGTCAGCGCATTAAAAAAGTTGGTCAAGGGAACAGCCCTATAG
- a CDS encoding protein involved in biosynthesis of mitomycin antibiotics/polyketide fumonisin (PFAM: Phytanoyl-CoA dioxygenase (PhyH)), which translates to MDTHLLSQQSSGGLTEASSDINRFRELTARTTTSDDAPLAVDIQHNIPLYDGHFVNSAAVDTNSRQALLSEWADILATGAGIIVIKNGLSKHDILDQASQIFEEIITAEQAASGGGGDHFAKAGANDRIWNALEKHCLVDPRNFADYYASHGIAMAAEAWLGPFYQMTAQVNRVNPGGAAQSPHRDYHLGFMTTEQAAAWPAHAHRLSPYLTLQVAVAHCDMPLESGPTQLLPFSQTFTAGYLAVSQPEFQKHFAENFVQIPLDKGDLLFFNPAVMHAAGQNTSTDIYRMANLLQVSSAFGRAMEAVDRQAMSLALYPVLLEAHSSGHLSRAEIDNVIASSAEGYAFPTSLDRDPPVGGLAPKTQALFVREALNEHQTTEQLHSALEALKRRQYG; encoded by the coding sequence GTGGACACACATCTTCTCTCACAACAATCATCCGGGGGGCTGACAGAAGCCAGCAGTGACATAAACAGGTTTCGCGAATTAACAGCGCGCACAACCACATCTGATGACGCGCCGCTTGCTGTCGATATTCAGCATAATATTCCCCTTTATGACGGTCATTTTGTGAATTCAGCTGCTGTGGACACAAACAGCCGCCAGGCTTTACTGTCAGAATGGGCTGATATTCTGGCAACTGGCGCTGGTATCATTGTGATTAAGAACGGCCTTTCCAAACATGATATTCTTGATCAGGCCAGCCAGATTTTTGAAGAAATCATTACCGCTGAACAGGCAGCATCTGGCGGCGGTGGCGATCATTTTGCCAAAGCAGGGGCAAATGACCGCATTTGGAATGCATTGGAAAAGCATTGTCTTGTTGATCCCCGTAATTTTGCCGACTATTATGCGTCTCACGGCATTGCAATGGCGGCTGAGGCCTGGCTTGGCCCTTTCTATCAGATGACGGCTCAGGTTAACCGCGTTAACCCCGGCGGTGCGGCACAATCCCCTCATCGTGATTATCATTTAGGCTTTATGACAACCGAACAGGCCGCTGCCTGGCCAGCTCACGCACATCGGCTGTCTCCTTATTTAACCTTGCAAGTGGCGGTGGCGCATTGTGATATGCCCCTTGAAAGTGGACCGACCCAGCTGCTGCCATTCTCGCAGACCTTCACCGCAGGCTATCTGGCCGTCTCGCAGCCGGAATTCCAGAAGCATTTTGCTGAAAACTTTGTACAAATTCCGCTGGATAAAGGCGATTTACTGTTTTTCAACCCGGCCGTCATGCATGCCGCAGGTCAGAATACCTCAACAGATATTTACCGCATGGCCAATCTGCTTCAGGTCTCTTCTGCCTTTGGACGGGCAATGGAGGCAGTTGACCGCCAGGCGATGTCTCTTGCCCTTTATCCGGTTTTGCTGGAGGCTCATTCATCCGGCCATCTGTCCCGTGCTGAAATAGATAATGTGATTGCATCATCTGCAGAAGGCTACGCCTTTCCGACCAGCCTTGACCGGGACCCGCCGGTTGGTGGGCTCGCGCCAAAGACACAAGCTCTGTTCGTCAGAGAGGCCCTGAATGAGCACCAGACAACTGAACAGCTTCACTCAGCGCTTGAGGCGCTAAAACGCCGCCAATATGGCTAG
- a CDS encoding glutaredoxin-dependent arsenate reductase (PFAM: ArsC family~TIGRFAM: arsenate reductase (glutaredoxin)), with product MDKLTIYHNPRCSKSRQTLDLIKAKGAEPHVIFYLQTPPTTFELTDILGKLGLTAADLLRKNEAEYKAHFSAVAQMDEAEQVSLMVRYPKVIERPIVVSGDKAVIGRPPEAVLSLF from the coding sequence ATGGACAAGCTGACCATTTATCATAACCCAAGATGCAGTAAATCGAGGCAAACTCTGGACCTGATAAAAGCCAAGGGGGCAGAGCCGCATGTTATTTTCTATCTGCAGACACCGCCAACGACATTTGAATTAACAGACATTCTGGGTAAATTGGGTCTTACTGCTGCAGACCTGTTGCGTAAGAATGAGGCCGAATATAAGGCGCATTTTTCCGCTGTAGCCCAGATGGATGAAGCTGAGCAGGTCTCTTTAATGGTCCGTTATCCAAAAGTTATTGAGCGGCCGATTGTGGTGTCAGGAGACAAGGCAGTTATTGGCCGTCCGCCTGAAGCTGTATTGTCACTTTTCTGA
- a CDS encoding putative metal-dependent enzyme of the double-stranded beta helix superfamily: MPQGCSGWKNLQTATRQMDQHADAVLSCLAFDKLSVVVICRLCEVWSVFKRGVRAKAEDIRVMDDLLQKIIEAAHSQNAEQAVRSVLQAFVTDPEQAAAYTPDFEENDVILFEDETVSIWFCRFAPGQSVPPHNHLMSATIGVFRGIERNDVFTRTEQGRLERTEQIDVSPGDVISLAADFIHGVTCISDTASEAIHVYLGALSKIDRSLFDIKNDEELAFTDDAYKRLTASLC; encoded by the coding sequence ATGCCGCAGGGCTGTAGTGGCTGGAAAAATTTACAGACAGCAACAAGACAAATGGATCAGCATGCTGATGCGGTCTTGTCTTGTCTGGCTTTTGACAAACTATCTGTTGTCGTCATTTGCCGTCTATGCGAGGTTTGGTCAGTATTTAAACGCGGCGTTCGTGCGAAAGCTGAGGATATAAGGGTAATGGATGACTTGCTGCAGAAGATAATTGAAGCTGCTCACTCACAAAATGCTGAACAGGCTGTAAGGTCAGTGTTGCAGGCCTTTGTGACCGATCCCGAGCAGGCCGCAGCCTATACCCCGGATTTTGAAGAAAATGATGTCATTTTATTTGAAGATGAGACTGTGTCGATTTGGTTCTGCCGGTTTGCGCCTGGTCAGAGTGTGCCCCCGCATAATCACCTGATGTCAGCCACAATTGGTGTGTTTCGGGGGATTGAGCGAAATGACGTATTTACCCGCACAGAACAGGGCCGTTTAGAACGAACAGAGCAAATAGATGTCAGTCCCGGAGATGTGATCAGCCTGGCTGCTGATTTTATTCATGGCGTCACCTGTATCAGTGATACAGCGTCTGAAGCCATCCATGTCTATCTGGGGGCGCTGTCAAAAATTGACCGATCCTTGTTTGATATAAAAAACGATGAGGAGCTGGCGTTCACAGATGACGCTTATAAGCGGCTGACCGCGTCATTGTGTTAA
- a CDS encoding threonine dehydratase (PFAM: Pyridoxal-phosphate dependent enzyme), with protein MQGFDIQQLDEVRQSLTGRIIRTPVLPLRGSKIAALLPEDSELFMKLELFQHTGSFKARGALLGVDWLEAEQAKSGVATFSGGNHALAVSWASQHCGVSAKVIMPKTADPLRIRGCQDLSADVVLAEDIAAAAALLDEVAIKEGRKILHPFNDVNMAFGAATCGAEFIEDAPQLEIVVLPVGGGGMIAGMAAAIKQVSPDTKIIGVEPQGANSLHRSFASGRPEALTSVQTIADSLGAPSALRESFELARAHVDEVITIDDQIMAETMLQMRDRLNLFVEPACAASLGAALGPLRAELCGKKVGVLACGSNISADRFHHYTAAL; from the coding sequence ATGCAAGGGTTTGACATTCAACAGCTGGACGAGGTGCGGCAATCCCTGACAGGGCGGATCATCAGAACGCCTGTTTTGCCCTTGCGGGGAAGTAAAATTGCGGCCCTGCTGCCAGAGGATAGCGAGCTGTTCATGAAGCTGGAGCTATTTCAGCATACAGGGTCATTCAAAGCCAGAGGTGCATTGCTTGGGGTAGACTGGCTTGAGGCTGAACAGGCCAAATCCGGTGTGGCGACATTCAGTGGCGGTAATCATGCGCTGGCTGTGTCCTGGGCATCACAACATTGCGGTGTGTCGGCAAAGGTGATTATGCCGAAAACAGCCGACCCGCTGCGCATTCGGGGCTGTCAGGACTTAAGCGCAGATGTCGTGTTGGCTGAGGATATCGCTGCTGCTGCCGCGCTGCTGGACGAGGTGGCCATAAAAGAGGGGCGAAAAATCCTGCACCCTTTTAATGATGTGAATATGGCTTTTGGGGCTGCCACATGTGGGGCTGAATTTATTGAAGATGCGCCTCAGCTGGAAATTGTTGTGCTGCCAGTTGGTGGCGGTGGTATGATCGCCGGCATGGCGGCAGCGATCAAACAGGTCAGCCCGGACACAAAAATTATCGGGGTTGAACCGCAGGGCGCAAACAGCCTGCACCGAAGCTTTGCTTCTGGCCGCCCAGAAGCCCTGACGTCTGTGCAAACCATTGCAGACAGCCTAGGCGCGCCGTCAGCCCTGAGAGAGTCTTTTGAGCTGGCAAGAGCCCATGTTGATGAGGTCATCACGATTGATGATCAGATTATGGCAGAGACCATGCTGCAGATGCGCGATCGGTTAAATTTATTTGTTGAGCCTGCTTGTGCAGCGTCGTTGGGTGCAGCGTTAGGGCCTTTGCGCGCTGAGCTGTGCGGAAAGAAGGTTGGTGTTCTGGCGTGTGGTTCGAACATCAGTGCAGATCGGTTTCATCACTATACAGCAGCTTTATGA